In a genomic window of Gambusia affinis linkage group LG04, SWU_Gaff_1.0, whole genome shotgun sequence:
- the LOC122829899 gene encoding calmodulin-regulated spectrin-associated protein 3-like isoform X2 has product MVDSPSAMKKAFTVPEIKPLDKYDFGRARMCASVRWLLSKSYGSAENVPVELREPLYRDQYEEEHLKPSVAKLLLSPETYCRTQALLAQGHKGPAPAAQGPPADNSALLQFLTKKGFCPKVQEADVTEGDLSKNPINTKAHLAVIDSLMSLSAKETTEQVKMAAEVEQIGVGAPWENALLFWVNRLNQKLRESTEEEELPKSQTCTDLQPVEESCQSNRWYWKLVPHAIAFCLKESGNKPPVIRYRKDKVQSKLTPTFPLVSAVKDLSNGCAIAAVLHYYCPSLLPLEDVCLKDTMSVADSVYNLQLIKEFCESNLQSCCPLAVEDLLYAPPALHLNMMSFIAELLEWFEVKKPDFVKPIQPVDLTDISGLLDCTSPVIGNSNSGSPSFIFKQPFVPISSPVSPENKSWTKKQIGRPLSAVTFSIPFGLDSDVDIVMGNPIDSVFRSVSTDNLATGIPALSSPAAAAGMTRVPFSPPEDLSHLVSASAPSQRSSWFPYAQTAPLGELPTIEEARQVVHIPGGKDRKKGRSTEKSGRNGFTSRPEPRLCPEGAPAGFFLHSPEEDGPLLSSSAPCRSGVQYRPVRGDAGSAERQGRRERSRKHSDMSRDDDSVLRDGSIDSSEASDDAPRNAPGNIRPSAGRESHNNSSPRMTSFAERRDNRRRHPATPGEELTSAPTPTTPTPGTPYTPSTPVSSQQGSPGLRGPEPGSEAWELGARLEEKRKNIEAQKRRIEAIFARHRQKLGKNAFLQLKREQGEGGVEGAEEDGLTLEERLTRMEEQLKQEEEKETGKDKPPVSNLPRLEKQVTFSVDSKKTGEKEKGAEMGEKKGTEKGGEGVIVEYNEVVQKLSEALQSLQKDMQKLTEQQQQLMSNQKPRNMSKTTPRSSSKTPPHTPTKTPPRTPTRTPSRSATKAWVIPAASNTSPASSPSRRSHLPSSSASPKAVISSSCPAPRTKLHSFSSPRSPKHSTRPHHNQPHPRPSELKFPPLNRVLTPTQNVDTIPHLRRVSPSKCQVQTSSSFRIGGPRTPQGPPQPIQLLPPPPDESTSDTGSSETPTQFSLELEQEDSESVGALPVMPQFRQERPRAVGGSSSGAPSECSFESDTLSLSAAFSAGGEGERDDSPRQPCSLIEASLSSVGGPEGGSDEPTDEGQEFSSDSMSDHTESAAEAARGPVPQQQDATSPLNGAAEGSDGPEAQTEPAEEHSGFTEAAEPGGDKKEEQGTRGGVGFFFKEDVHSEGEMAQRRALLLERQQKRAEELKRRRQWHEQERENRPASSERRAASPSNTSPSHTPPATPARRGDFTRGEYERRQQLRIMEDLDKVLKQKTTNHPGRTAAKKTRSRPRSMTREETKLSLSPAKGAPGSQLTKVYSHSSLNLAATDEPGNNIKKAQSRVGSPSPCVTPSRPINQNGDRDWESGSNGTSPAPEYTGPKLFKEPSFKSNKFIIHNALSRCCLAGKVNESQKNKIVEEMEKSSANHFLILFRDASCQFRGVYTMNPDTQELVRLAGVGPRSVSSGQVESIFKYSSDRKQFSSIPSKTMGMSVDAFTIPSQLWQGGGGGSGAGGGGSRRASVAKKVAVSK; this is encoded by the exons ATGGTGGACTCTCCCAGCGCCATGAAGAAAGCCTTTACGGTGCCGGAGATCAAGCCGCTGGACAAATACGACTTCGGCCGGGCCAGGATGTGCGCCAGCGTCCGGTGGCTGCTGTCCAAGTCGTACGGCTCTGCAG AAAACGTCCCGGTGGAGCTCCGGGAGCCGCTGTACAGGGACCAGTACGAAGAAGAGCACCTGAAGCCGTCCGTCGCCAAGCTGCTCCTCTCCCCAGAGACCTACTGTCGAACCCAGGCCCTGCTGGCTCAGGGGCACAAGGGCCCCGCTCCGGCAGCGCAGGGGCCCCCAGCCGACAACTCGGCTCTGCTGCAGTTCCTCACCAAGAAAGGGTTCTGCCCGAAGGTGCAGGAGGCCGACGTCACCGAGGGGGACCTGAGCAAGAACCCCATCAACACG AAAGCGCATCTGGCCGTCATCGACTCGCTGATGTCACTGTCCGCCAAAGAGACAACCGAGCAGGTCAAGATGGCGGCCGAGGTGGAGCAGATTGGCGTTGGGGCGCCGTGGGAGAACGCGCTGCTGTTCTGGGTCAACCGG TTGAACCAGAAGTTAAGAGAAagcacagaggaagaggagcttcCCAAGTCACAAACATGCACCGATCTGCAGCCTGTTGAAGAAtcg TGTCAGTCCAACCGCTGGTACTGGAAACTAGTCCCC CATGCTATCGCTTTTTGTTTGAAGGAGTCGGGGAATAAGCCTCCTGTG ATTCGCTATAGAAAGGACAAAGTGCAGTCCAAGCTTACTCCCACTTTCCCTTTGGTTTCTGCGGTCAAAGATCTTTCTAACGGCTGCGCCATAGCTGCTGTTCTACACTACTACTGCCCCAGCCTGCTACCTCTAGAGG ATGTTTGTCTGAAGGACACCATGTCTGTGGCCGACAGCGTCTACAACCTACAGCTGATCAAGGAGTTTTGTGAGAGTAACTTACAGAGCTGCTGCCCCCTGGCTGTGGAGGACCTGCTGTACGCTCCACCAGCTCTTCAT CTGAATATGATGAGCTTCATAGCAGAGCTGCTGGAGTGGTTTGAGGTTAAGAAGCCGGATTTTGTGAAGCCCATCCAACCCGTTGACCTCACAG ATATCTCAGGATTACTTGACTGTACAAGTCCTGTCATTGGGAACAGCAACAG TGGCTCTCCATCGTTCATCTTCAAACAGCCTTTTGTGCCCATCTCCTCCCCAGTGTCTCCAG AAAACAAGAGCtggacaaagaaacaaatcGG TCGTCCTCTGTCAGCAGTGACGTTCAGCATCCCATTCGGCCTGGACAGTGATGTTGACATTGTCATGGGAAACCCAATAGATTCTGTCTTTCGCTCTGTCAGCACCGACAACCTCGCCACGGGCATCCCGGCTCTGAGCTCACCGGCAGCGGCAGCAGGGATGACTCGCGTCCCCTTCAGCCCTCCAGAGGACCTGAGCCACCTGGTCAGCGCCTCAGCCCCATCACAGCGTTCCTCCTGGTTCCCCTATGCACAAACGGCGCCGTTGGGAGAGCTGCCGACCATCGAGGAGGCCCGGCAGGTGGTTCACATACCCGGTGGCAAAGATAGAAAGAAGGGAAGATCGACTGAGAAGAGTGGACGCAATGGGTTTACAAGCCGGCCGGAGCCAAGGCTGTGTCCAGAGGGAGCTCCTGCAGGGTTCTTTCTCCACTCCCCTGAAGAGGACGGTCCCCTGCTCAGCAGCTCGGCTCCCTGTCGCTCTGGAGTCCAGTACCGACCGGTCAGAGGGGATGCTGGGAGTGCTGAACGACAAGGTCGGAGAGAGCGATCAAGAAAGCACTCTGATATGTCACGCGACGATGACTCCGTCTTGAGAGACGGCAGCATTGACTCATCCGAAGCATCGGATGACGCTCCCAGGAACGCCCCCGGGAACATTCGGCCGTCTGCCGGCAGGGAGAGTCACAACAACAGCAGCCCACGCATGACGAGCTTCGCCGAGCGCCGAGACAACAGACGGAGACACCCGGCCACTCCAGGGGAAGAGTTGACTTCCGCTCCGACCCCAACAACTCCAACCCCAGGCACGCCATACACTCCCTCCACCCCAGTGTCCAGTCAGCAGGGGAGTCCGGGTCTCCGAGGGCCAGAGCCGGGCTCTGAAGCCTGGGAGCTGGGTGCCCGGCTTGAAGAGAAGCGCAAAAATATCGAGGCCCAAAAGAGACGCATCGAAgctatttttgcaaggcacaggCAGAAACTTGGAAAAAATGCTTTCCTTCAGCTGAAAAGAGAGCAAGGCGAGGGGGGGGTGGAGGGCGCAGAGGAGGACGGCTTGACCCTTGAGGAGCGTCTGACTCGAATGGAGGAGCAActgaaacaggaggaggagaaggagacgGGGAAAGACAAACCGCCTGTTTCCAACCTGCCTCGTTTGGAGAAACAGGTCACCTTCTCCGTGGACAGCAAGAAAACAGGcgagaaagaaaaaggagcagagatgggagaaaaaaaaggcacagaGAAAGGAGGGGAAGGTGTCATTGTGGAGTACAATGAGGTGGTGCAGAAGTTGAGTGAAGCCCTGCAGTCTCTCCAAAAAGACATGCAGAAACTTAcggaacagcagcagcagctcatgaGCAACCAAAAACCCAGGAATATGTCCAAAACCACCCCACGAAGTAGTTCCAAAACTCCTCCCCACACACCAACAAAGACACCACCAAGAACACCGACCAGGACTCCCTCCAGGAGCGCCACTAAGGCCTGGGTGATCCCTGCTGCTTCCAACACCTCACCTGCATCCTCTCCATCCCGCCGCTCCCACCTTCCTTCCTCCTCCGCCTCTCCCAAAGCGGTCATCTCCAGCTCATGCCCAGCTCCTCGAACTAAGCTCCACTCCTTCTCCTCCCCTCGCAGCCCCAAACACAGCACCCGTCCCCACCACAACCAGCCCCACCCACGGCCCTCTGAGCTCAAGTTCCCTCCGCTCAACCGCGTTTTGACGCCCACGCAGAACGTGGACACCATCCCGCACCTGCGCCGTGTCTCTCCCAGCAAGTGTCAAGTCCAGACATCGTCTTCCTTCCGCATCGGCGGACCTCGGACCCCTCAGGGGCCTCCTCAGCCCATTcagctgctgccgccgccgcctgACGAGAGCACCTCAGACACGGGCTCCAGTGAGACGCCCACCCAGTTCAGCCTGGAGCTGGAACAGGAGGACTCAGAGTCCGTTGGGGCACTTCCGGTCATGCCTCAGTTCAGACAAGAGAGGCCGAGGGCCGTCGGAGGCAGCAGCTCCGGCGCTCCTTCTGAGTGCTCGTTTGAGAGCGACACGCTGTCCCTTTCTGCTGCGTTCAGCGCAGGAGGTGAAGGAGAAAGAGACGACAGTCCTAGGCAGCCCTGCAGCCTGATTGAGGCGTCTCTGTCATCTGTTGGAGGGCCAGAAGGGGGCAGCGATGAACCGACTGACGAGGGCCAGGAGTTTTCCTCTGATTCCATGAGTGACCACACAGAATCTGCTGCCGAGGCTGCAAGAGGACCAGTTCCTCAACAGCAAGACGCAACAAGCCCACTTAATGgagcagcagagggcagcgATGGGCCAGAAGcacaaacagaaccagcagaggaGCACAGCGGATTCACCGAGGCAGCAGAACCAGGCGGGGACAAGAAAGAAGAACAGGGGACAAGAGGAGGAGTCGGGTTCTTCTTCAAG gagGATGTGCACAGTGAAGGGGAGATGGCTCAGCGGAGAGCTCTGCTGTTAGAAAGACAGCAGAAGAGAGCAGAGGAGCTGAAACGGAGGAGACAATGGCATGAacaggagagagaaaacag ACCGGCGTCCTCTGAAAGAAGAGCGGCGTCGCCCTCCAACACCTCGCCGTCCCACACCCCTCCTGCCACCCCAGCGCGCCGCGGCGACTTCACACGAGGCGAGTACGAGCGGCGGCAGCAGCTGAGGATCATGGAGGACCTGGACAAAGTCCTGAAGCAGAAAACGACCAACCACCCGGGTCGAACGGCCGCGAAGAAAACCCGCTCACGGCCTCGCAGCATGACCCGGGAGGAAACCAAGCTGTCTCTGAGTCCAGCCAAAGGGGCTCCTG GTTCTCAGCTGACGAAGGTCTACTCACACTCCTCACTAAACCTCGCAGCTACAGACGAGCCTGGAAACAACATCAAGAAAGCCCAGAG CCGCGTTGGTTCACCTTCGCCATGTGTGACGCCAAGCAGACCCATAAATCAGAACGGAGACAGAGACTGGGAGTCTGGTTCCAACGGGACCTCGCCTGCCCCAGAATACACAG gTCCAAAACTCTTCAAAGAGCCAAGCTTCAAGTCCAATAAGTTCATCATTCACAACGCTTTGTCGCGCTGCTGCCTGGCCGGAAAGGTGAACgagtcacaaaaaaacaagatagtCGAG GAGATGGAGAAGAGCTCCGCCAACCACTTCCTCATTCTCTTCCGCGACGCCAGCTGTCAGTTCAGGGGCGTCTACACCATGAACCCCGACACCCAGGAGCTGGTGCGGCTGGCGGGCGTGGGGCCGCGCTCCGTCAGCTCCGGCCAGGTGGAGTCCATCTTCAAATACAGCTCCGACAGGAAGCAGTTCAGCTCCATCCCGTCAAAAACCATGGGGATGAGCGTCGACGCCTTCACCATCCCCAGCCAGCTGTGGCAGGGCGGCGGCGGTGGCAGCGGAGCGGGGGGCGGCGGCAGCAGGAGGGCTAGCGTCGCTAAGAAGGTGGCCGTCTCCAAGTGA
- the LOC122829899 gene encoding calmodulin-regulated spectrin-associated protein 3-like isoform X5, whose protein sequence is MVDSPSAMKKAFTVPEIKPLDKYDFGRARMCASVRWLLSKSYGSAENVPVELREPLYRDQYEEEHLKPSVAKLLLSPETYCRTQALLAQGHKGPAPAAQGPPADNSALLQFLTKKGFCPKVQEADVTEGDLSKNPINTKAHLAVIDSLMSLSAKETTEQVKMAAEVEQIGVGAPWENALLFWVNRLNQKLRESTEEEELPKSQTCTDLQPVEESCQSNRWYWKLVPHAIAFCLKESGNKPPVIRYRKDKVQSKLTPTFPLVSAVKDLSNGCAIAAVLHYYCPSLLPLEDVCLKDTMSVADSVYNLQLIKEFCESNLQSCCPLAVEDLLYAPPALHLNMMSFIAELLEWFEVKKPDFVKPIQPVDLTDISGLLDCTSPVIGNSNSGSPSFIFKQPFVPISSPVSPENKSWTKKQIGTDNLATGIPALSSPAAAAGMTRVPFSPPEDLSHLVSASAPSQRSSWFPYAQTAPLGELPTIEEARQVVHIPGGKDRKKGRSTEKSGRNGFTSRPEPRLCPEGAPAGFFLHSPEEDGPLLSSSAPCRSGVQYRPVRGDAGSAERQGRRERSRKHSDMSRDDDSVLRDGSIDSSEASDDAPRNAPGNIRPSAGRESHNNSSPRMTSFAERRDNRRRHPATPGEELTSAPTPTTPTPGTPYTPSTPVSSQQGSPGLRGPEPGSEAWELGARLEEKRKNIEAQKRRIEAIFARHRQKLGKNAFLQLKREQGEGGVEGAEEDGLTLEERLTRMEEQLKQEEEKETGKDKPPVSNLPRLEKQVTFSVDSKKTGEKEKGAEMGEKKGTEKGGEGVIVEYNEVVQKLSEALQSLQKDMQKLTEQQQQLMSNQKPRNMSKTTPRSSSKTPPHTPTKTPPRTPTRTPSRSATKAWVIPAASNTSPASSPSRRSHLPSSSASPKAVISSSCPAPRTKLHSFSSPRSPKHSTRPHHNQPHPRPSELKFPPLNRVLTPTQNVDTIPHLRRVSPSKCQVQTSSSFRIGGPRTPQGPPQPIQLLPPPPDESTSDTGSSETPTQFSLELEQEDSESVGALPVMPQFRQERPRAVGGSSSGAPSECSFESDTLSLSAAFSAGGEGERDDSPRQPCSLIEASLSSVGGPEGGSDEPTDEGQEFSSDSMSDHTESAAEAARGPVPQQQDATSPLNGAAEGSDGPEAQTEPAEEHSGFTEAAEPGGDKKEEQGTRGGVGFFFKEDVHSEGEMAQRRALLLERQQKRAEELKRRRQWHEQERENRPASSERRAASPSNTSPSHTPPATPARRGDFTRGEYERRQQLRIMEDLDKVLKQKTTNHPGRTAAKKTRSRPRSMTREETKLSLSPAKGAPGSQLTKVYSHSSLNLAATDEPGNNIKKAQSSRVGSPSPCVTPSRPINQNGDRDWESGSNGTSPAPEYTGPKLFKEPSFKSNKFIIHNALSRCCLAGKVNESQKNKIVEEMEKSSANHFLILFRDASCQFRGVYTMNPDTQELVRLAGVGPRSVSSGQVESIFKYSSDRKQFSSIPSKTMGMSVDAFTIPSQLWQGGGGGSGAGGGGSRRASVAKKVAVSK, encoded by the exons ATGGTGGACTCTCCCAGCGCCATGAAGAAAGCCTTTACGGTGCCGGAGATCAAGCCGCTGGACAAATACGACTTCGGCCGGGCCAGGATGTGCGCCAGCGTCCGGTGGCTGCTGTCCAAGTCGTACGGCTCTGCAG AAAACGTCCCGGTGGAGCTCCGGGAGCCGCTGTACAGGGACCAGTACGAAGAAGAGCACCTGAAGCCGTCCGTCGCCAAGCTGCTCCTCTCCCCAGAGACCTACTGTCGAACCCAGGCCCTGCTGGCTCAGGGGCACAAGGGCCCCGCTCCGGCAGCGCAGGGGCCCCCAGCCGACAACTCGGCTCTGCTGCAGTTCCTCACCAAGAAAGGGTTCTGCCCGAAGGTGCAGGAGGCCGACGTCACCGAGGGGGACCTGAGCAAGAACCCCATCAACACG AAAGCGCATCTGGCCGTCATCGACTCGCTGATGTCACTGTCCGCCAAAGAGACAACCGAGCAGGTCAAGATGGCGGCCGAGGTGGAGCAGATTGGCGTTGGGGCGCCGTGGGAGAACGCGCTGCTGTTCTGGGTCAACCGG TTGAACCAGAAGTTAAGAGAAagcacagaggaagaggagcttcCCAAGTCACAAACATGCACCGATCTGCAGCCTGTTGAAGAAtcg TGTCAGTCCAACCGCTGGTACTGGAAACTAGTCCCC CATGCTATCGCTTTTTGTTTGAAGGAGTCGGGGAATAAGCCTCCTGTG ATTCGCTATAGAAAGGACAAAGTGCAGTCCAAGCTTACTCCCACTTTCCCTTTGGTTTCTGCGGTCAAAGATCTTTCTAACGGCTGCGCCATAGCTGCTGTTCTACACTACTACTGCCCCAGCCTGCTACCTCTAGAGG ATGTTTGTCTGAAGGACACCATGTCTGTGGCCGACAGCGTCTACAACCTACAGCTGATCAAGGAGTTTTGTGAGAGTAACTTACAGAGCTGCTGCCCCCTGGCTGTGGAGGACCTGCTGTACGCTCCACCAGCTCTTCAT CTGAATATGATGAGCTTCATAGCAGAGCTGCTGGAGTGGTTTGAGGTTAAGAAGCCGGATTTTGTGAAGCCCATCCAACCCGTTGACCTCACAG ATATCTCAGGATTACTTGACTGTACAAGTCCTGTCATTGGGAACAGCAACAG TGGCTCTCCATCGTTCATCTTCAAACAGCCTTTTGTGCCCATCTCCTCCCCAGTGTCTCCAG AAAACAAGAGCtggacaaagaaacaaatcGG CACCGACAACCTCGCCACGGGCATCCCGGCTCTGAGCTCACCGGCAGCGGCAGCAGGGATGACTCGCGTCCCCTTCAGCCCTCCAGAGGACCTGAGCCACCTGGTCAGCGCCTCAGCCCCATCACAGCGTTCCTCCTGGTTCCCCTATGCACAAACGGCGCCGTTGGGAGAGCTGCCGACCATCGAGGAGGCCCGGCAGGTGGTTCACATACCCGGTGGCAAAGATAGAAAGAAGGGAAGATCGACTGAGAAGAGTGGACGCAATGGGTTTACAAGCCGGCCGGAGCCAAGGCTGTGTCCAGAGGGAGCTCCTGCAGGGTTCTTTCTCCACTCCCCTGAAGAGGACGGTCCCCTGCTCAGCAGCTCGGCTCCCTGTCGCTCTGGAGTCCAGTACCGACCGGTCAGAGGGGATGCTGGGAGTGCTGAACGACAAGGTCGGAGAGAGCGATCAAGAAAGCACTCTGATATGTCACGCGACGATGACTCCGTCTTGAGAGACGGCAGCATTGACTCATCCGAAGCATCGGATGACGCTCCCAGGAACGCCCCCGGGAACATTCGGCCGTCTGCCGGCAGGGAGAGTCACAACAACAGCAGCCCACGCATGACGAGCTTCGCCGAGCGCCGAGACAACAGACGGAGACACCCGGCCACTCCAGGGGAAGAGTTGACTTCCGCTCCGACCCCAACAACTCCAACCCCAGGCACGCCATACACTCCCTCCACCCCAGTGTCCAGTCAGCAGGGGAGTCCGGGTCTCCGAGGGCCAGAGCCGGGCTCTGAAGCCTGGGAGCTGGGTGCCCGGCTTGAAGAGAAGCGCAAAAATATCGAGGCCCAAAAGAGACGCATCGAAgctatttttgcaaggcacaggCAGAAACTTGGAAAAAATGCTTTCCTTCAGCTGAAAAGAGAGCAAGGCGAGGGGGGGGTGGAGGGCGCAGAGGAGGACGGCTTGACCCTTGAGGAGCGTCTGACTCGAATGGAGGAGCAActgaaacaggaggaggagaaggagacgGGGAAAGACAAACCGCCTGTTTCCAACCTGCCTCGTTTGGAGAAACAGGTCACCTTCTCCGTGGACAGCAAGAAAACAGGcgagaaagaaaaaggagcagagatgggagaaaaaaaaggcacagaGAAAGGAGGGGAAGGTGTCATTGTGGAGTACAATGAGGTGGTGCAGAAGTTGAGTGAAGCCCTGCAGTCTCTCCAAAAAGACATGCAGAAACTTAcggaacagcagcagcagctcatgaGCAACCAAAAACCCAGGAATATGTCCAAAACCACCCCACGAAGTAGTTCCAAAACTCCTCCCCACACACCAACAAAGACACCACCAAGAACACCGACCAGGACTCCCTCCAGGAGCGCCACTAAGGCCTGGGTGATCCCTGCTGCTTCCAACACCTCACCTGCATCCTCTCCATCCCGCCGCTCCCACCTTCCTTCCTCCTCCGCCTCTCCCAAAGCGGTCATCTCCAGCTCATGCCCAGCTCCTCGAACTAAGCTCCACTCCTTCTCCTCCCCTCGCAGCCCCAAACACAGCACCCGTCCCCACCACAACCAGCCCCACCCACGGCCCTCTGAGCTCAAGTTCCCTCCGCTCAACCGCGTTTTGACGCCCACGCAGAACGTGGACACCATCCCGCACCTGCGCCGTGTCTCTCCCAGCAAGTGTCAAGTCCAGACATCGTCTTCCTTCCGCATCGGCGGACCTCGGACCCCTCAGGGGCCTCCTCAGCCCATTcagctgctgccgccgccgcctgACGAGAGCACCTCAGACACGGGCTCCAGTGAGACGCCCACCCAGTTCAGCCTGGAGCTGGAACAGGAGGACTCAGAGTCCGTTGGGGCACTTCCGGTCATGCCTCAGTTCAGACAAGAGAGGCCGAGGGCCGTCGGAGGCAGCAGCTCCGGCGCTCCTTCTGAGTGCTCGTTTGAGAGCGACACGCTGTCCCTTTCTGCTGCGTTCAGCGCAGGAGGTGAAGGAGAAAGAGACGACAGTCCTAGGCAGCCCTGCAGCCTGATTGAGGCGTCTCTGTCATCTGTTGGAGGGCCAGAAGGGGGCAGCGATGAACCGACTGACGAGGGCCAGGAGTTTTCCTCTGATTCCATGAGTGACCACACAGAATCTGCTGCCGAGGCTGCAAGAGGACCAGTTCCTCAACAGCAAGACGCAACAAGCCCACTTAATGgagcagcagagggcagcgATGGGCCAGAAGcacaaacagaaccagcagaggaGCACAGCGGATTCACCGAGGCAGCAGAACCAGGCGGGGACAAGAAAGAAGAACAGGGGACAAGAGGAGGAGTCGGGTTCTTCTTCAAG gagGATGTGCACAGTGAAGGGGAGATGGCTCAGCGGAGAGCTCTGCTGTTAGAAAGACAGCAGAAGAGAGCAGAGGAGCTGAAACGGAGGAGACAATGGCATGAacaggagagagaaaacag ACCGGCGTCCTCTGAAAGAAGAGCGGCGTCGCCCTCCAACACCTCGCCGTCCCACACCCCTCCTGCCACCCCAGCGCGCCGCGGCGACTTCACACGAGGCGAGTACGAGCGGCGGCAGCAGCTGAGGATCATGGAGGACCTGGACAAAGTCCTGAAGCAGAAAACGACCAACCACCCGGGTCGAACGGCCGCGAAGAAAACCCGCTCACGGCCTCGCAGCATGACCCGGGAGGAAACCAAGCTGTCTCTGAGTCCAGCCAAAGGGGCTCCTG GTTCTCAGCTGACGAAGGTCTACTCACACTCCTCACTAAACCTCGCAGCTACAGACGAGCCTGGAAACAACATCAAGAAAGCCCAGAG CAGCCGCGTTGGTTCACCTTCGCCATGTGTGACGCCAAGCAGACCCATAAATCAGAACGGAGACAGAGACTGGGAGTCTGGTTCCAACGGGACCTCGCCTGCCCCAGAATACACAG gTCCAAAACTCTTCAAAGAGCCAAGCTTCAAGTCCAATAAGTTCATCATTCACAACGCTTTGTCGCGCTGCTGCCTGGCCGGAAAGGTGAACgagtcacaaaaaaacaagatagtCGAG GAGATGGAGAAGAGCTCCGCCAACCACTTCCTCATTCTCTTCCGCGACGCCAGCTGTCAGTTCAGGGGCGTCTACACCATGAACCCCGACACCCAGGAGCTGGTGCGGCTGGCGGGCGTGGGGCCGCGCTCCGTCAGCTCCGGCCAGGTGGAGTCCATCTTCAAATACAGCTCCGACAGGAAGCAGTTCAGCTCCATCCCGTCAAAAACCATGGGGATGAGCGTCGACGCCTTCACCATCCCCAGCCAGCTGTGGCAGGGCGGCGGCGGTGGCAGCGGAGCGGGGGGCGGCGGCAGCAGGAGGGCTAGCGTCGCTAAGAAGGTGGCCGTCTCCAAGTGA